One Thiohalomonas denitrificans DNA window includes the following coding sequences:
- the ccoN gene encoding cytochrome-c oxidase, cbb3-type subunit I, whose product MEAQVEQKYDFEVVRWFTIMSVVYLVVGTLLGVYVASELAWPFLNFDTAELSFGRLRPLHTNAVVFAFGGCALMATGFYTVQRTGGTALFSNALAWFTFWGWNLIIVLAVITLPLGMTQAKEYAELEWPIDILIAVVWLAYGLNFFMTVARRKTSHIYVSNWFFMGMIVMITYLHVVNSMAIPVSMTQSYSVFSGVQDAMIQWWWGHNAVGFYLTAGFLGIMYYFVPKQAGRPVFSYRLSVLHFWVLMFGYVWLGAHHLHYTALPDWTGSLGAAISLAMIIPSWGGAINGMMTLSGAWDKLRNDYILRFLIMSLAFYAMSTFEGPVMSAKTVNALSHYTDWTIGHVHSGALGWVAMVAAGALYHMIERLWNTRMYSPALVNLHFWLATIGAVVYITAMWVSGIMQGLMWRDYDEFGTLTYTFAESVAAMHPYYAMRAVGGMIYWAGGAVMLYNMVMTIRQATAERVTAANAAATA is encoded by the coding sequence GTGGAAGCACAAGTAGAGCAGAAATATGACTTCGAGGTCGTCAGGTGGTTCACCATCATGTCGGTCGTCTACTTGGTCGTGGGCACGCTGTTGGGTGTGTACGTGGCATCGGAGCTGGCCTGGCCCTTCCTCAATTTCGATACCGCAGAGCTTTCGTTTGGCCGCCTGCGTCCGCTGCATACCAATGCCGTGGTCTTCGCCTTTGGCGGCTGCGCCCTGATGGCTACCGGTTTCTATACCGTTCAGCGTACCGGCGGCACTGCCCTGTTCAGTAACGCCCTGGCGTGGTTCACCTTCTGGGGCTGGAATCTGATTATCGTCCTGGCCGTCATCACTCTGCCGCTGGGCATGACCCAGGCCAAGGAGTACGCCGAGCTGGAGTGGCCGATCGATATCCTGATCGCCGTCGTCTGGCTGGCCTACGGCCTGAATTTCTTCATGACCGTGGCCAGACGCAAGACCAGTCACATCTACGTGTCGAACTGGTTCTTCATGGGCATGATCGTCATGATCACCTACTTGCACGTGGTCAACTCCATGGCCATTCCGGTGAGCATGACCCAGTCTTATTCGGTCTTCTCCGGCGTGCAGGACGCCATGATTCAGTGGTGGTGGGGTCATAACGCGGTCGGCTTCTATTTGACCGCCGGCTTCCTCGGTATCATGTACTACTTCGTGCCGAAGCAGGCGGGACGTCCGGTGTTCTCCTATCGCCTTTCCGTGCTCCACTTCTGGGTGCTGATGTTCGGTTATGTCTGGCTGGGTGCACATCACCTCCACTACACCGCACTGCCGGACTGGACCGGCTCCCTCGGTGCCGCCATCTCCCTGGCCATGATTATTCCCTCCTGGGGTGGTGCCATTAACGGCATGATGACCCTCTCGGGTGCCTGGGACAAACTGCGCAACGACTACATCCTGCGCTTCCTGATCATGTCTCTGGCCTTCTACGCGATGTCTACCTTCGAGGGCCCGGTCATGTCCGCCAAGACCGTCAACGCCCTCTCTCACTACACCGACTGGACCATCGGCCATGTGCACTCCGGTGCCCTGGGTTGGGTCGCCATGGTCGCTGCGGGCGCCCTCTACCACATGATCGAGAGGCTGTGGAATACCCGCATGTACTCTCCCGCACTGGTGAACTTGCACTTCTGGCTGGCCACCATCGGGGCCGTGGTCTACATCACCGCCATGTGGGTCTCCGGCATCATGCAGGGTCTGATGTGGCGTGACTACGACGAGTTCGGCACCCTCACCTACACGTTCGCCGAGTCCGTCGCCGCCATGCATCCGTACTATGCCATGCGCGCTGTCGGCGGAATGATCTACTGGGCCGGCGGTGCCGTGATGCTTTACAACATGGTGATGACCATCCGCCAGGCCACGGCCGAGCGGGTTACCGCCGCCAATGCCGCCGCCACCGCCTAA
- the hisB gene encoding imidazoleglycerol-phosphate dehydratase HisB, producing the protein MAERRGSVRRETLETQIEVAVDLDGRGEGHFETGVPFLEHMLDQVARHGLIDLSINARGDLHIDAHHTVEDIGITLGQGFAEVVGDKKGLRRYGHAYVPLDEALSRVVIDFSGRPGLVLNVDFPRERIGDFDTELFGEFFRGFVNNARVTLHIDCLRGDNAHHIAETIFKAFGRALRMALEPDPRMAGVMPSTKGSL; encoded by the coding sequence ATGGCCGAGCGTCGGGGTAGTGTTCGTCGGGAGACACTGGAAACCCAAATCGAGGTCGCGGTTGACCTGGATGGCCGTGGAGAGGGGCATTTCGAGACCGGCGTACCCTTTCTCGAGCACATGCTCGATCAGGTGGCGCGCCATGGTCTCATCGACCTGAGCATCAATGCGCGGGGCGATCTGCATATCGATGCCCACCATACGGTGGAAGACATCGGCATCACCCTGGGCCAGGGGTTCGCAGAGGTGGTGGGGGACAAAAAGGGCCTCCGCCGCTACGGGCACGCCTATGTACCCCTGGACGAAGCCCTCTCCCGCGTGGTGATCGACTTTTCGGGCCGCCCCGGGCTGGTGCTGAATGTGGACTTCCCCCGGGAGCGCATCGGCGATTTCGATACCGAACTGTTCGGCGAGTTCTTCCGGGGCTTTGTCAACAACGCGAGGGTGACACTGCACATCGACTGCCTGCGCGGTGATAACGCCCACCACATTGCCGAAACCATCTTCAAGGCGTTCGGACGGGCCCTGCGCATGGCGCTGGAACCCGATCCACGCATGGCGGGCGTGATGCCATCGACGAAGGGCAGTCTTTAA
- the hisH gene encoding imidazole glycerol phosphate synthase subunit HisH, which translates to MNTVAVIDYGMGNLHSVAKALEHTGAADRVVVTPDTEVILKADRVVLPGVGAIRDCMAEIRRLGIDEVVREVIRSKPLLGVCVGMQALMDESAENGGTPCLGVFPGRVEWFGDELTDPDTGARLKVPHMGWNRVHQERAHPLWEGISQDERFYFVHSYYVEPAIPELTVATTNHGRTFTAAVGRDNVFAAQFHPEKSQHAGLQLYANFLKWDGTA; encoded by the coding sequence ATGAACACTGTTGCTGTCATCGATTACGGAATGGGCAATCTGCACTCGGTCGCCAAGGCGCTGGAACACACCGGAGCCGCCGATCGTGTGGTGGTGACGCCGGATACCGAGGTTATTCTGAAGGCCGATCGGGTAGTGCTTCCCGGTGTCGGTGCGATTCGTGACTGCATGGCGGAGATTCGCCGCCTGGGTATCGATGAGGTGGTGCGCGAGGTGATCCGCAGCAAACCGCTGCTCGGCGTCTGCGTGGGTATGCAGGCCCTGATGGACGAAAGCGCCGAAAACGGTGGCACGCCCTGCCTGGGGGTATTCCCCGGCCGTGTCGAGTGGTTCGGCGACGAACTGACCGATCCGGATACCGGCGCACGTCTCAAGGTCCCCCACATGGGCTGGAACCGGGTTCATCAGGAGCGTGCACACCCGCTGTGGGAAGGTATCAGTCAGGACGAGCGCTTCTACTTCGTGCATAGCTACTATGTCGAGCCGGCCATACCGGAACTGACTGTAGCCACCACGAACCACGGCCGCACCTTCACGGCAGCGGTAGGGCGCGACAACGTCTTTGCCGCCCAGTTTCATCCCGAGAAGAGCCAGCATGCGGGACTCCAGCTGTACGCCAACTTCCTGAAGTGGGACGGTACGGCTTGA
- the hisA gene encoding 1-(5-phosphoribosyl)-5-[(5-phosphoribosylamino)methylideneamino]imidazole-4-carboxamide isomerase: protein MLLIPAIDLKDGKCVRLRQGRMEDSTVFSDDPVAMAGRWVEAGARRLHLVDLNGAFDGKPVNGEIIRAIAETYPEVPIQVGGGIRDEETVQGYLDAGVQYVIIGTKAVNAPHFINDLCMEYPGHIIVGLDARDGKVAIDGWSKLSKHDVIDLAQHFENDGVEAIIYTDIGRDGMMTGVNVDATVKLAQAITIPVIASGGISSLDDVRALCAVSGEGISGAITGRAIYEGSLDFAEGQRLADELAD, encoded by the coding sequence ATGTTGCTGATCCCCGCCATCGACCTGAAAGATGGCAAGTGTGTCCGCCTGCGGCAGGGCCGCATGGAGGATTCCACTGTGTTTTCCGACGATCCTGTGGCCATGGCCGGCCGCTGGGTGGAGGCCGGTGCACGCCGCCTGCACCTCGTCGACCTCAATGGCGCCTTCGACGGCAAGCCGGTCAATGGCGAGATCATCCGGGCCATTGCCGAGACCTATCCGGAGGTGCCCATACAGGTGGGCGGCGGGATCCGTGACGAAGAGACGGTGCAGGGCTACCTGGATGCCGGGGTGCAATACGTCATTATCGGCACCAAGGCGGTCAACGCACCCCACTTCATCAACGATCTCTGCATGGAATACCCGGGGCACATCATCGTCGGACTCGACGCCCGGGACGGCAAAGTGGCCATCGACGGCTGGTCGAAGCTGTCCAAACACGACGTAATCGACCTGGCCCAGCATTTCGAAAACGACGGCGTCGAGGCCATCATCTATACCGACATCGGCCGCGACGGCATGATGACCGGCGTCAATGTAGATGCCACGGTGAAGCTCGCCCAGGCGATCACCATCCCGGTCATCGCCTCCGGCGGCATCAGCAGCCTCGATGACGTACGGGCCCTGTGCGCTGTGTCCGGCGAGGGCATCAGCGGCGCCATCACCGGACGCGCCATCTACGAGGGTAGCCTCGACTTCGCCGAAGGCCAGCGCCTGGCGGACGAACTGGCTGACTAA
- the hisF gene encoding imidazole glycerol phosphate synthase subunit HisF, which produces MALAKRIIPCLDVDGGRVVKGVQFVDIRDAGDPVEVARRYDEQGADEITFLDITASSDERETMVHVVEEVAGQVFIPLTVGGGIRKSEDIRRMLNAGADKVAINTAAVFNPEFVKEAAERFGSQCIVVAIDAKRVSEEGEPPRWEIFTHGGRKPTGIDTIEWARKMVEYGAGEILLTSMDRDGTKSGFDLELTRAVSDAVHVPVIASGGVGKLEHLTEGVGEGHAEAVLAASIFHFGEYSIEEAKRHMAEAGIEVRL; this is translated from the coding sequence ATGGCTTTAGCAAAACGAATCATCCCCTGTCTGGACGTCGATGGCGGACGAGTAGTCAAGGGCGTGCAGTTTGTGGATATCCGCGATGCCGGCGACCCGGTGGAGGTGGCGCGCCGTTATGATGAACAGGGCGCGGACGAGATCACCTTTCTGGACATCACCGCCTCGTCGGACGAGCGGGAGACCATGGTGCATGTGGTCGAGGAGGTCGCCGGGCAGGTCTTCATCCCACTGACGGTGGGCGGGGGCATCCGCAAGAGCGAGGATATCCGCCGCATGTTGAACGCGGGTGCGGACAAGGTCGCCATCAATACCGCGGCGGTGTTCAACCCGGAATTCGTCAAAGAGGCGGCCGAACGCTTCGGCTCCCAGTGCATCGTGGTTGCCATCGATGCCAAGCGTGTCAGCGAAGAGGGGGAGCCGCCCCGCTGGGAGATCTTCACCCACGGCGGACGCAAGCCCACCGGCATCGACACCATCGAGTGGGCGCGCAAGATGGTGGAGTACGGTGCCGGCGAGATCCTCCTCACCAGCATGGATCGGGACGGCACCAAGAGCGGCTTCGACCTGGAACTGACCCGCGCCGTATCCGACGCCGTTCACGTGCCGGTCATCGCCTCCGGGGGAGTCGGCAAACTGGAACACCTCACCGAAGGGGTCGGCGAAGGTCACGCCGAAGCCGTGCTCGCCGCCAGCATCTTCCATTTCGGCGAATACAGCATCGAAGAGGCCAAACGACACATGGCCGAGGCCGGCATCGAAGTACGGCTGTAA